A stretch of Castanea sativa cultivar Marrone di Chiusa Pesio chromosome 2, ASM4071231v1 DNA encodes these proteins:
- the LOC142624079 gene encoding uncharacterized protein LOC142624079, producing MVNFVAALRPMVRWLMKIAGMQPYTVEIEPGTVMNFWVPLETLKKKPSIKGDKPAVVLVHGFFSDGIMTWLFQAFALTKQYSVYIPDLLFFGGSITDKTDRSPSFQAECLVAGLRKLGVERCTVVGFSYGGTVAFKMAELYADLVEAVVVSGSVIEMTDSINETMLQNLGYSSVSEMLLPTSAKALRMIISIASHKKLWLPDRFYIDFLEVMYTNRKERGELLEALVISDKDFTVPNFPQMIHLLWGENDRILKLEIAQNLKRQLGENASFQGINKAGHLVHLERPCVYSRCLKQFLASLHGDKAQK from the exons ATGGTGAACTTTGTGGCTGCACTGAGGCCCATGGTGCGTTGGCTAATGAAGATTGCAGGTATGCAACCCTACACAGTGGAGATCGAACCAGGCACGGTCATGAACTTCTGGGTCCCCCTAGAGACCCTGAAGAAGAAACCCAGTATAAAGGGTGACAAGCCCGCGGTGGTCCTGGTCCACGGCTTCTTCTCTGACGGCATAATGACTTGGCTGTTCCAGGCCTTTGCTCTAACCAAACAATACTCAGTTTATATACCGGACCTCCTCTTCTTTGGTGGCTCTATCACCGACAAAACCGACAGGTCACCGAGTTTCCAAGCGGAGTGTTTAGTTGCGGGGTTAAGGAAGCTCGGGGTGGAAAGGTGCACTGTGGTTGGGTTTAGCTATGGTGGGACGGTGGCGTTTAAAATGGCTGAGCTGTATGCAGACTTGGTTGAGGCCGTGGTGGTGTCCGGTTCGGTCATAGAGATGACTGACTCCATCAATGAAACAATGCTGCAAAACCTTGGGTATTCTTCTGTTTCGGAGATGTTGTTGCCTACTTCTGCTAAGGCTTTGAGAATGATTATCTCTATTGCTTCACACAAAAAGCTGTGGTTGCCGGATCGCTTTTACATAGACTTCCTTGAG GTGATGTACACCAACAGGAAGGAAAGAGGTGAACTCCTAGAAGCTTTGGTCATCAGCGACAAGGATTTCACGGTTCCCAATTTCCCACAG atgatacatCTCTTATGGGGTGAGAATGATCGGATTTTGAAGCTAGAAATTGCCCAAAACTTGAAAAG GCAACTAGGAGAAAATGCCTCATTCCAAGGGATAAATAAGGCCGGTCACTTAGTTCATCTTGAACGTCCTTGTGTTTACAGCAGGTGTCTGAAGCAGTTCCTTGCCTCCTTGCACGGAGATAAAGCCCAGAAATGA